The segment CAGAACGGTTTCCCGGCGAGCTTTCGGGCGGGCAGCAACAACGGGTGTCTCTGGCACGGGCTTTTGTGACCGATCCGGTGCTGTTGCTTCTGGACGAACCGCTCTCCAATCTGGACGCCAAACTGCGCGAATACGCCAGGGTGTGGCTCAGGGAAGCCCTCAAGGCCGCCAACATGACCGCAGTGTTCGTGACCCACGATCAGGCCGAAGCGATGGCCATTGCAGACCGCGTGGCTGTGCTGCACAACGGCCAACTGGCCCAGATCGCCACCCCTCAGGAACTCTACGAGAACCCCAACTCGCTGTTCATTGCGGATTTCATGGGCAGTCCCAACATTCTGCAGGGCAAAGTGCTGCAAACCGAAGGCCCAGAGGCCACCGTGCAACTCGGGAATGCGGTGGTGCGCGCACGCATGAACACCCCCATCCAGAGGGGAGCGGACTGCAAACTGGTGCTGCGTCCCGAGCGCCTCAGTGTAGGTGAACGCACCGGAAACAGCCTGCAAGGCAAAAAAGAGCACTCGCTGTACCTCGGATCCCATTACGAGCACTGGTTTGAGGTGGGCGATGAACGCCTCAGGGTGCACACCCCCTTTCCAGTGGGCTTTGGACAGGCCAGCATCAACTTCACACCCCAGAGCGCTCTGGTGTTCCCAGCCTGAAGCAGAAGTCAGAAGATGCATGGTTCGGATGATGCCGGGCCATGCATCCCATTTCAAAGCTCAGGATTGGTGCAAAGTGGCTGTTCGGGCAGCACACACACAGAAAGCCATCAGCCATCAGCCATCAGCTTTCAGCCGTCAGCAAAAAGGAATGTCTGCTGTGTCAAAAGAGAAAAGAAAACTGAACAATGCTCGGCTGCTTTTCTTGCGGTCTGCCTTGTCTGACGGAATCGGAGTAAGGCTCTTGGTGATGATGGCTGACCGCATTTTGAGGTGCCATGCCAAACTTGAGCCATCAGGTTGATCCTGCCTCCGAGGCCATGAAACTTGAAATCTGTGCGCCCCAAAGCGGTAAAATCAAGACCACACCATCCAGATGCAGGTCCACACCTTGAACCCCCTCCGGTTCAGGCCAACAGGAACCATCCCCAAACCCCAGAGGCCCCCTGTGAGAACAGCCACCAGACCCCCCCGAACCTTTTTGATGCAGGAGAAACCTTTCCTTCTGGAGCCCGGACATCCACCCGGCATCCGCTGGAGGTTTTTCCGCTTGCTGTTCGTGCTGTTCTGCCTCGGGTTTGTGGTGCTGGGGGCGGCGGAAGTGCAACTGCTGTACCGCCAGAACCTCGACCAGTACGGCCAGAGGGCACTGGCCATTTCCAGAATGGTGGCCAGTTTGCCGCAAGTGCAAGACCACCTCACCCAGCCTGACGCGGTTCAGGTGATCAACCCTCTGGTGAACCGGTTGCGATCCCGCATCGAAGCGGATTTCATTGTGGTGGGAAACCGGCAAGGCATCCGGGTGGCCCATCCCCTTCCAGAGCGCATCGGTCAGCCGATGGTGGGTGGAGACAACGACTTGCCTTTCTCGGGGAAAGAAATCATCAACACCGCACAGGGCAGCCTCGGGGAGAGCATCCGGGGGAAGGTTCCGGTGTTTGACCGTCAGGGGGCGGTGATCGGGGTGGTGTCCACGGGATACCTGCTGCCCAATTTGCGCGGACTGACTGGACAGGTGGCGCTCAGTTTGCTGCCGTGGTTTGCCCTTTCCATGCTGATGGCCTTGCTGGGAAGCTGGTGGGTGGGTGGGCGCATCAAGGCTGCCATGCACCAGATGGAACCCGAGCAGATCGCCAGTCTGGTGGACCAGTACCGCACCGTGCTGGACGCCATCGAAGACGCCGTGCTGGTGATAGACCGGGACCAGCAGGTGATCCTGATGAATCCCAGAGCCCGTGAGCACCTGAAAGACCCCCAGAGCCCATCATTTCTTTTTGAGGTGTGGCCTGAAGTGTGCCCTCTGGTGAACCAGCACCAGTGCAAGAACGTTCCAGTGGGCATCAACAACCTGCCTGTGCTGGTGACGGTCTACCCGATGGGCGAACAGCACGTGATCACCTTCCGGGACCAGAGGGACATCATGCGGGTGGCCGAAGAACTGACCAGCGTGAAACGCTACACCGAACTCTTGCGCGCACAAACCCACGAGCACCAGAACCAACTGCAAATTCTGGCCGGCCTGATCCACCTCGGGCAGGAAAAAGAAGCCCTGCAATGGATTCAAAAAAACCACCATGAGCATGACGAAATTCAGGAAGCCCTGCAAGACCTGCAGTTTTCCAGACTCAAAGCCCTCTTGATCGGAAAATACGCCTACGCCCGAGAAAAAAACATTCAACTGGTGCTGGAACCGGGCAGTTTTCTGGGCCAACAATGGGAACACACCCACGCCGACGAAATCCTGCTGGTGACCGGAAACCTGATCGAAAACGCCATTGAAGCGGTGGCAGGCAGACAAGGGGCAGAAGTGCGGGTGTTCATCGGAGAGGACCCTCTGGGCCTGCAAATCGAAGTGATCGACAACGGACCCGGCATCCCCGAAGAGGACCGCCTGAGGGTGTTCCAGAGGGGCCACAGCACCAAAGGCACCGGACGGGGCATCGGGCTCGCTCTGGTGCAGCAACACCTTGAAGCCCGAGGAGGCAGCATCCACCATGACCGCAAACAGCAACGCACCCACTTTCTCGCCAACTTCCCAAACCCACTGGAGGACGACCATGCCCTATAAAGTGGTGGTGGTGGAAGACGACCCTCTGGTGGCCCGCATCAACCGTGACACCATCGAAAAACACCCCGCGTTCCAGGTGATCGGGCATGCCGATGGGTACCAGAGTGGCCTGCACATCATTCAGGCCCTCAAACCAGAATTGATCGTTCTGGACACCTACCTGCCAGACGGCAACGGACTGGAACTGCTGAAAACCATCCGCCAGCAAAACATCTCCACGGACGTGATCATGCTGACCGCTGCCTCCGACCTGATGGGCGTGCAACAGGCTTTGCGGGACGGCATTCTGGACTACCTGATCAAACCCGTGCAGGAAAAACGCCTGCTGCAAACCCTTGAACGCTTTGTGGAACGCAACAAACCCATGCATTCCCAACTGACCCAAGCCCGACTGGACCAGATGCTCGGAGTGCGTCAGGACGGGCACCTGCCCAAAGGCATTCAGGCCCAGACCTTGCAGGACATCAAAATCCTGCTGGAAGATGTCCCAGCGGGCCTCACTGTAGACGAAGTCAGTGAGCAACTCTCCATCAACCGGGTCACGGCATGGCGTTATCTGGAGTACCTGCTGGAACTCGGGGACCTCGGGGTGAATTTGCAGTACGGAAATGTGGGGAGGCCCAGCAAAAGGTACCGACTCAGGAAGTGATGCTTGATTGGCTTTGCTCTGGCACAGCTTTCCGCAAAATCATTTTGGGTTGACTGGACCGCTCAAACCCCAGAGCCCCATAAAATCCAACCAGTTCTTCAACGCAATCCAACTGGATTTGTTCAACATCCTTCAAGCGTTCCAGCAGGTGGCGCATCAGGGTGCTGCCCACCCCTTGATGGCGGTGTTTTTCATCAATCACGATGTCTTCAATGAAAGCCCGACACACATGGTCGGTAAGTGCACGGCCAAAACCCACCAGCACATCCTTTTCCCACACCGAAACCACCAGAGAATGCTGGAGCATGGACATCACTTGCTCTTCGGTGCGGCTTTCCATCCATGAGGTTTGCTTCATGAGGGGCAGCAAATCTGCGTAAGAAATCGGGCGGTCATCACGGTACTCTGGCATGGGTTCCTCCGGTTGAATGTCTTCAGCATGGGGGTGCATGTGCTTCATTTGCAAGCACGGAAACTGGGTTGGCTAACCATTTCTTGTCTTTCAAAGGCAAAAACGACCCAAAACCCTGTTTCTCTGCCTTTTTCCGCTGGCAACTCAGCACGTAAACTGTGAGCTTTGTTCAACAGGAGAGCACATCTCGTTTCTGAGCCAACCCGATAAAATGACCCCATGAACCTCAGACAGATCATGGGACTCGATCCCGAGCAGCATTTCTACGTGGGCTTCACCGCCAATACTGTCGCAACGGGCATCAAACCGGATGGGGAGGTTTTCGTGTCCCTCTGTGACGATCCCGGCAAAACCATCAGCATGGTTGACCTGATCCGACTTCCTGCGTTGCCGTCCAGATTGGTTTACAGGCATCTGGACGGCATCGAATTTCTGGATGTGATCGAAGGGTACCAGTTGCAAGATGGGGTCCTGACCCTGCAATACCGTCCAGCGATGGCCAAACTGGTGCGCGCCAGAGGCTGTCATGTGGCCCTCGGGCACCCTGATTTGCCCGTTCAAGCGCTGGAAGACCATTTGAAACTGCTGTTCGAAGCCCGGTGAGTTTGCGCGTCACCGGGCTTGCAGATGGGCTTCTTCAGGCAAACAAGGTTTTCAGGAAGTCCAGAGCCTCAGGGTTGGCGACCGCTGTCACGTTTCGCACGGTGCGTCCATTGGCGAGGTCTGATACGGCAAGCTCCAGCAGTTTGCCGTTTTTGGTTCTGGGAAGGTCCGGCACACCCTCGATGCGACCCGGAACGTGTCTGGGGGTGCAGGCCTGACGGATGCGGCTCTGGATCTGCTTTTTCAGGTCCTCGGTCAGGGGGGTGCCTTCTTGCAAGCGGACCAGAAGCACCACCTGATCGTCGCCCTGCACACTCCGCATGAACACCAGAGATTCCAGCACTTCAGGGAAAGACTCCACCTGACGGTAGATTTCTGCGGTCCCAATCCGCACCCCACCGGGATTCAGGGTCGCGTCGCTGCGCCCGAGCACTTTGAATCCGGTTTCGGTCCTCTGGATGAAATCCCCGTGGTGCCAGAGGCCGGGGAACCGCTCAAAGTAAGCCGAGCTGTACTTCTGGTGTCCGGCATCGTTCCAGAACATCAGGGGCTGAGAAGGGAAAGGCCGGGTGCAAACCAGTTCTCCGGTGGCTGGACCTTCCAGAGGGTGCCCGTCCTCATCGAAGATCTGGACCGCCATGCCCAGCATGGGGACCTGAAGCTCCGCAGGGTGCACCGCGGCCAGAGGATTGCCTCCCAGAAAGCAACCGCACAGGTCGGTTCCACCAGAGATGGAACTGAGGTGCACATCCTTTTTGATGTGTTCGTACACGTACTCGAAGCCTTCTTCCGACAGGGGTGAGCCTGTGGAGGCAAGGGTTTTCAAGGCAGAGAGGTCAAATTTGCTGGCTGGATCGAGGCCCAGTTTTCTGAGCGACTCAATCCA is part of the Deinococcus misasensis DSM 22328 genome and harbors:
- a CDS encoding ABC transporter ATP-binding protein — translated: MAILSIQNLGKKLGQNQILQNLSIDVQQGEIIALLGPSGSGKTTLLRCLSGLETPDSGSITLAGKDVFNARTSTIVPPERRNIGLVFQSYALWPHKTVHQNVAFGLELRKIPRAQAQQKVEQTLKRIGLDGLAERFPGELSGGQQQRVSLARAFVTDPVLLLLDEPLSNLDAKLREYARVWLREALKAANMTAVFVTHDQAEAMAIADRVAVLHNGQLAQIATPQELYENPNSLFIADFMGSPNILQGKVLQTEGPEATVQLGNAVVRARMNTPIQRGADCKLVLRPERLSVGERTGNSLQGKKEHSLYLGSHYEHWFEVGDERLRVHTPFPVGFGQASINFTPQSALVFPA
- a CDS encoding ATP-binding protein, with product MQEKPFLLEPGHPPGIRWRFFRLLFVLFCLGFVVLGAAEVQLLYRQNLDQYGQRALAISRMVASLPQVQDHLTQPDAVQVINPLVNRLRSRIEADFIVVGNRQGIRVAHPLPERIGQPMVGGDNDLPFSGKEIINTAQGSLGESIRGKVPVFDRQGAVIGVVSTGYLLPNLRGLTGQVALSLLPWFALSMLMALLGSWWVGGRIKAAMHQMEPEQIASLVDQYRTVLDAIEDAVLVIDRDQQVILMNPRAREHLKDPQSPSFLFEVWPEVCPLVNQHQCKNVPVGINNLPVLVTVYPMGEQHVITFRDQRDIMRVAEELTSVKRYTELLRAQTHEHQNQLQILAGLIHLGQEKEALQWIQKNHHEHDEIQEALQDLQFSRLKALLIGKYAYAREKNIQLVLEPGSFLGQQWEHTHADEILLVTGNLIENAIEAVAGRQGAEVRVFIGEDPLGLQIEVIDNGPGIPEEDRLRVFQRGHSTKGTGRGIGLALVQQHLEARGGSIHHDRKQQRTHFLANFPNPLEDDHAL
- a CDS encoding response regulator is translated as MPYKVVVVEDDPLVARINRDTIEKHPAFQVIGHADGYQSGLHIIQALKPELIVLDTYLPDGNGLELLKTIRQQNISTDVIMLTAASDLMGVQQALRDGILDYLIKPVQEKRLLQTLERFVERNKPMHSQLTQARLDQMLGVRQDGHLPKGIQAQTLQDIKILLEDVPAGLTVDEVSEQLSINRVTAWRYLEYLLELGDLGVNLQYGNVGRPSKRYRLRK
- a CDS encoding GNAT family N-acetyltransferase — its product is MPEYRDDRPISYADLLPLMKQTSWMESRTEEQVMSMLQHSLVVSVWEKDVLVGFGRALTDHVCRAFIEDIVIDEKHRHQGVGSTLMRHLLERLKDVEQIQLDCVEELVGFYGALGFERSSQPKMILRKAVPEQSQSSITS